In one window of Chitinophagales bacterium DNA:
- the thiL gene encoding thiamine-phosphate kinase translates to MSENRTEIASLGEFGLIEQLTKNIELQNASSILGVGDDAAVIDHFGKQTVITTDLLLEGIHFDLMYTPLKHLGYKSVVVNLSDIYAMNAEPTQITLSIGISNRFSVEALNEFYEGVYAACEKYGVDLIGGDTSASQKGLVISVTAIGEVAPDKFVKRSTAQKGDLICVSGNLGGAFLGLTLMEREKRIYLENPQLQPDLENESYIVGRLLKPEARKDIIAFFAENEIVPTSMMDISDGLSSEVLHLCKQSGLGCRIYEEKLPLADEARKAAFKFGLDPTVCALNGGEDYELIFTLKQEDYDRITLNEEISVVGYMTDAHEGTKLLSRGGNSFDLTAQGWQAFHG, encoded by the coding sequence ATGAGCGAGAACAGAACTGAAATAGCTTCATTAGGCGAGTTTGGTTTGATTGAACAACTCACCAAGAATATTGAATTGCAAAATGCTTCTTCCATTCTGGGCGTAGGCGATGATGCAGCGGTGATTGATCACTTCGGCAAACAAACGGTAATCACTACAGACCTTTTGTTAGAGGGTATTCACTTTGATTTGATGTACACACCACTCAAACACCTCGGTTATAAATCGGTGGTGGTAAACCTGAGTGATATCTATGCGATGAATGCAGAGCCCACGCAGATTACGCTCAGCATCGGCATCAGCAATCGCTTTAGTGTAGAAGCATTGAATGAGTTTTATGAAGGCGTTTACGCAGCTTGCGAAAAATATGGTGTTGACTTAATCGGCGGCGATACATCTGCATCACAAAAAGGATTGGTGATTTCTGTAACCGCTATTGGAGAAGTGGCGCCTGATAAATTTGTGAAGCGCAGTACGGCACAAAAAGGTGATTTGATTTGTGTGAGTGGTAATCTTGGTGGCGCATTTCTGGGCCTCACTTTGATGGAGCGCGAAAAACGAATTTATCTGGAGAACCCACAATTACAGCCTGATCTGGAGAATGAATCTTATATCGTTGGTCGCTTACTGAAACCAGAAGCACGCAAAGACATCATTGCATTTTTTGCTGAGAATGAGATTGTACCCACATCTATGATGGACATCAGTGATGGCCTGAGCAGTGAAGTGCTGCACCTGTGCAAGCAGAGTGGTTTGGGCTGCAGAATTTATGAAGAAAAGCTGCCTCTTGCTGATGAAGCAAGAAAAGCAGCTTTCAAATTCGGTTTAGATCCCACCGTATGTGCTCTGAATGGTGGGGAGGATTACGAACTGATCTTTACCCTGAAGCAAGAAGACTACGACAGGATTACGTTGAACGAAGAGATCAGCGTTGTCGGCTATATGACCGACGCGCATGAAGGAACTAAACTGCTCTCCAGAGGGGGGAATAGTTTTGACCTCACCGCGCAGGGCTGGCAAGCTTTCCATGGTTGA
- a CDS encoding glycosyltransferase: protein MLFQLLYLQVSIIIVNYNVRHFLEQCLHAVYRAIAELDAEVIVADNASADGSLEYLKPLFPQVQFIAHQENLGFAKANNHAARLAKGDYLLFLNPDTLIAEDTLHKMLACLQTGPDAGAVGVRMLDGAGQFLPESKRAFPALMPAFFKLTGLARLFPLSAVLNAYALGHLNEKSNHPVDVLAGACMLVRRDLFEQLGGFDEQFFMYGEDIDLSYRIRQSGYQNWYCADTSIIHFKGESTRKGSSNYVQLFYKAMQQFVRKHYSGSRSALIVQGLQLGILLRAGVSLIKRFVTSIGMPIIDGGIIFLLFWISKSYWETYIKQFPFERAQISILLPAFVLVYWLAATASGLYKRIYAPKKIGSALSLALISTLAVYALLPEGWRFSRAVILLGSVGAGLGLWLFRWWLLRIRWLKPDATGQVIDRAVVLVHAHDQAAAQSFFQSMQLDTRVVQWCNNESDCEQAVVANQAHETILVSGHLSMHQLIAFADKLKGKTALRFHHAGSRSIIGSDSKDSSGYTLSK from the coding sequence TTGCTGTTTCAATTATTGTACTTGCAGGTTTCCATCATCATCGTAAACTACAATGTGCGCCATTTTCTGGAGCAATGCCTGCATGCTGTATATAGGGCTATTGCCGAATTGGATGCGGAAGTGATCGTAGCTGATAATGCTTCCGCCGATGGCAGCCTGGAATACTTGAAACCATTATTTCCTCAGGTACAATTCATTGCGCACCAGGAAAATCTCGGCTTTGCCAAAGCCAATAACCATGCTGCAAGATTGGCCAAGGGCGATTACCTGCTTTTTCTTAATCCAGATACCCTGATCGCAGAAGACACTTTGCATAAAATGCTGGCTTGTTTACAAACAGGTCCTGATGCCGGTGCCGTGGGTGTACGCATGTTGGATGGGGCGGGACAATTTCTGCCGGAAAGTAAAAGGGCTTTCCCTGCACTGATGCCAGCTTTCTTTAAACTAACAGGATTGGCGAGATTATTTCCTCTTTCTGCGGTGTTGAATGCTTATGCATTGGGGCATTTGAATGAAAAAAGCAATCATCCGGTGGATGTATTGGCCGGCGCCTGTATGTTGGTACGCCGGGATTTATTTGAGCAACTTGGCGGTTTTGATGAGCAGTTCTTTATGTATGGAGAAGATATTGATTTGAGTTATCGTATCCGGCAGTCGGGTTACCAAAACTGGTATTGTGCAGACACCAGCATCATTCATTTCAAAGGCGAGAGTACAAGAAAAGGCAGTAGCAATTATGTACAATTGTTTTACAAAGCCATGCAACAGTTTGTACGCAAGCATTACAGCGGTAGTAGGTCTGCATTGATTGTACAAGGTTTGCAATTAGGCATTTTGCTGCGTGCAGGTGTTTCATTGATCAAGCGATTTGTAACCAGCATTGGCATGCCCATCATTGATGGTGGCATCATCTTTCTTTTATTCTGGATCAGCAAATCCTATTGGGAAACCTATATCAAGCAGTTTCCTTTTGAGAGAGCACAAATCAGCATTCTACTTCCTGCATTTGTATTGGTGTATTGGTTAGCAGCTACAGCTTCTGGTTTATACAAACGTATTTATGCGCCTAAGAAAATTGGATCGGCATTATCGCTGGCGCTGATAAGCACATTGGCCGTTTATGCATTATTACCAGAGGGCTGGCGTTTTTCGCGCGCCGTTATCTTGCTGGGTAGTGTTGGTGCTGGTCTTGGGCTTTGGTTATTCCGATGGTGGCTCTTACGCATTCGCTGGCTGAAACCAGATGCAACGGGCCAGGTCATTGACCGGGCTGTGGTTCTGGTTCATGCGCATGACCAAGCAGCAGCACAATCCTTCTTCCAATCCATGCAACTGGATACGCGTGTGGTGCAGTGGTGTAACAATGAGTCTGATTGTGAGCAGGCAGTGGTCGCAAATCAGGCACATGAAACAATACTGGTATCCGGCCACCTCTCTATGCATCAGTTGATTGCTTTTGCGGATAAGCTCAAAGGAAAGACCGCCCTTCGCTTTCATCATGCGGGCAGCAGGAGTATTATAGGCAGCGATTCTAAGGACAGCAGCGGCTACACATTGAGCAAATAA
- a CDS encoding inositol monophosphatase, with product MLKETLIQATEKGAAVLKEYFDKPFTISNKEGMNNLVTEVDHKSEAIIMATIREVFPDHFILSEEAGEMAQSSSYKWIIDPIDGTVNYANGIPICCVSIGVEKDGQMVLGAVYNPFMNEFFLAERGQGASLNGKPIRVSEKTEVIHSCMVTGFPYTYLDMPNGPLEVFERFIRKGIPVRRLGSAAIDLCWVAAGRFDAFYEHKLQAWDSAAGFLMVEEAGGKVTDFTGAYYSPYQPHLVASNGKIHDELLAVINNQKTL from the coding sequence ATGCTTAAAGAAACACTGATTCAAGCCACGGAAAAAGGGGCTGCTGTGTTGAAAGAATATTTCGACAAACCCTTTACGATTTCCAATAAAGAGGGCATGAATAACCTCGTTACCGAAGTAGATCATAAGAGCGAGGCAATCATCATGGCCACCATCCGCGAAGTTTTTCCGGATCATTTTATCCTGAGTGAAGAAGCCGGTGAAATGGCCCAGTCATCATCGTATAAGTGGATTATCGATCCTATTGATGGTACGGTAAATTATGCCAATGGTATTCCCATTTGCTGTGTAAGCATTGGTGTAGAGAAAGACGGACAAATGGTCCTTGGTGCGGTGTATAATCCTTTCATGAATGAATTCTTTTTAGCCGAGCGGGGTCAGGGTGCAAGCCTGAATGGCAAGCCCATCCGCGTAAGCGAAAAAACGGAAGTGATTCATAGTTGCATGGTAACCGGATTTCCATACACCTATTTAGATATGCCTAACGGTCCGCTGGAAGTGTTTGAGCGTTTTATCAGGAAAGGCATTCCGGTTAGAAGATTGGGTAGTGCGGCGATTGATTTGTGTTGGGTAGCTGCAGGAAGATTTGATGCATTCTACGAACACAAATTGCAGGCATGGGATAGCGCTGCCGGATTTTTAATGGTGGAAGAAGCGGGTGGTAAAGTGACTGATTTTACCGGCGCGTATTATTCACCCTATCAGCCACACCTGGTGGCTTCTAATGGAAAAATTCACGACGAATTATTGGCTGTTATCAATAATCAGAAAACATTATGA